The sequence CGGAAGGCCGCCACTTCGCGGTGGCGCGGATCGTTGATGTCGAGCGAGTCGTGGTAGAAGGCCGACAGCGCGCCGACCACGCCGACCATCACGGCCATCGGGTGGGCGTCGCGGCGGAAGCCGCGGAAGAAGTTGTGGATCTGGTCATGCAGCATGTTGTGGCGCATGACGGTGTAGTCGAAGTGCTTCTTCTGCTCGGCGGTCGGCAGCTCGCCGTTCAGCAGCAGGTAGCAGACTTCGAGGTAGTCGCTGTTCTCCGCCAGTTGCTCGATCGGATAGCCGCGGTAGTAGAGCTGGCCCAGGTCGCCGTCGATGAAGGTGATCTTGGATTCGCAGCTGGAAGTCGAGAGGAAGCCCGGATCATGAGTGAACATGCCGGTCTTGCCGAAGGCGCGGATATCGACGACGTCCGGGCCCAGCGTGCCGGAGAGGACCGGCAGATCGATGCTGTTCTGGCCGTCGTTGTAGGAGAGCGTGACTTTGGACATGTGAAAAATGCTCCAGATTGAATTTCGGGTGAACCTGCGCAAGGCGTCAGCACGCCTGTCGTGGCCCTCGAACTAACCGCATCTTGTTATTTATTCGTTGTCTCGTACTTGCCAGCGCCGCAACCGCGCGACCAGGGGGTTCAGGCGCACGTCATCGGTTTCGGTTTTGCCGTCCACCAGGTCCAACAGATCGTTGTCCGGCAGCATCAGCAAGTCCTGGTAGGCGTCCAGTTCGGCGGGGCTCAGCGAGTCGAACTCGTGTTCCAGGAAAGGCTGGAACACCAGGTCGAGCTCAAGGAGCCCGCGCCGCGAACGCCAGCGGAGTCGATTCTTGTCCGCTTGGGTATGCATTGCGTCTGCCAACTCAGGCGATCCGCTTGACCATCAGTTCCTTGATCTTGCCGATCGCCTTGGTCGGATTGAGCTCCTTGGGGCAGACGTCGACGCAGTTCATGATGGTGTGGCAGCGGAACAGGCGGTACGGGTCTTCCAGGTTGTCCAGCCGCTCGTTGATGGCGGTATCGCGCGTGTCGGCGATGAAGCGGTAGGCGGCCAGCAGGCCGGCCGGACCGACGAACTTGTCCGGGTTCCACCAGAACGACGGGCAGGAGGTCGAGCAGCAGGCGCACAGGATGCACTCGTACAGGCCGTCGAGCTCCGAGCGGTCCTCGGGGCTCTGCAGCCGCTCCTTCTCGGGCGGCGGCGTGTCGTTGATCACGTAGGGCTTGATCGAGTGGTACTGCTTGAAGAACTGCGCCATGTCGACGATCAGGTCGCGCACCACCGGCAGGCCCGGCAGCGGGCGCAGCTCGATCGGCTGCTTGAGCGTGTCGATGTCGGTCACGCAAGCGAGGCCGTTCTTGCCGTTGATGTTCATCGCGTCCGAGCCGCACACGCCTTCGCGGCAGGAGCGGCGGAACGACAGCGTGTCGTCCTTCACCTTGAGCTTGACCAGGGCATCGAGCAGCTTGCGCTCGGTGGCGTCGACCTCGACGCTGATGTCCTGCATGTAGGGCTTGGCGTCCTTGTCCGGATCGTAGCGGTAGATGCTGAATTTGACGGTTTGCATGGTCATTTCGCTCGACCCCTTTTAGTAAGAACGCGCCTTGAGGGCGATGGTTTCGACGGTCAGCGGGGTCAGGTTCACCGGCTTGTATTCGAGTGTGTTGCCCTCGCGCTGCCACAGCGTGTGCTTGAGCCAGTTGGCGTCGTCGCGGCCGTTCGGACGCTCCGGCGTATCGGGCGCGTCGTCGCGGACGTGGGCGCCGCGCGATTCGGTGCGCGCCTCGGCCGAGATCATGGTGGCCTTGGCCACTTCGATCAGGTTGTCGAGCTCGAGCGCCTCGATGCGGGCGGTGTTGAAGACCTTGGACTTGTCGCCGATCTGGGTCTTCTTGACCATCTGCTCGACTTCCAGAATCTTCTGCACGCCTTCCTTGAGCTTGTCCTTGAAGCGGAACACGCCGCAGTGCGCCTGCATGGTGCGCTGCATGGCGGTACGCGCCTCGTTGACCTCGACGCCGCCGGTCTGGTTGTTGAGCCGGTCGACGCGGGCCAGCGTGCGGTCGATCTCGCCCTGCGGGATCTCGGGCAGCGCCTTGACCTGGGTCTTGACGTAGTCGATCAGCGAATCGCCGGCGCTCTTGCCGAACACCAGCAGGTCGAGCAGCGAATTGGTGCCGAGGCGGTTGGCGCCGTGCACCGAGGCGCAGGCCACTTCGCCGGCGGCGTAGAAGCCCGGCACCACCTGGTCGCCGACGATCACTTCGCCGCGGTAGTTGGTCGGGATGCCGCCCATCTGGTAGTGGCAGGTCGGCACCACCGGGATCGGCGCCTTGATCGGGTCGACGCCGGCGAACTTGATCGAGATCTCGCGGATGCCGGGCAGGCGGTGCTTGATGACTTCAGGGTCGAGGTGGGTGATGTCCAGCAGCACGTGGTCCTTGGCGACGCCGCAGCCGCGGCCTTCGTTGATCTCGGTCACCATCGCGCGCGACACCACGTCGCGCGAGGCCAGGTCCTTGGCCACCGGCGCGTAGCGCTCCATGAAGCGCTCGCCGTTCGAGTTGCGCAGGATGCCGCCCTCGCCGCGCACGCCTTCGGTGATCAGCACGCCGGCGCCGGCCACGCCGGTCGGGTGGAACTGCCAGAACTCCATGTCTTCGAGCGGGATGCCGGCACGGGCGGCCATGCCCAGGCCGTCGCCGGTATTGATGAAGGCATTGGTCGACGAGGCGAAGATGCGGCCGGCGCCGCCGGTGGCGAACAGCGTGGCCTTGGCCTGGAACACCACGATCTCGGCGGTTTCCATTTCCATGGCGATCACGCCCAGCACCTTGCCGTCGGCGTCGCGGATCATGTCCAGCGCCATCCACTCGACGAAGAACTGGGTGTTGGCGCGCACGTTGCGCTGGTACAGCGCGTGCAGCATGGCGTGGCCGGTCCGGTCGGCGGCGGCGCAGGCTCGGCGCACCGGCTTCTCGCCGAAGTTGGACATGTGGCCGCCGAACGGGCGCTGGTAGATGGTGCCGTCGTCGTTGCGGTCGAACGGCATGCCGAAGTGCTCGAGCTCGATCACCGCCTGCGGCGCGGCGCGGCACATGAATTCGATCGCATCCTGGTCGCCGAGCCAGTCCGAGCCCTTGACCGTGTCGTACATGTGCCAGTGCCAGTGGTCGGGCTCGGAATTGCCGAGCGAGGCCGACACGCCGCCCTGGGCCGCCACGGTATGCGAGCGGGTCGGGAACACCTTGGACAGCACGGCCGTCTTCAGGCCGGCCTCGGACAACTGCAGCGCGGCGCGCAGACCGGCACCGCCGGCACCGACCACCACCGCATCAAACGTTCGCTTGGGAAGATTCGCCATTACACACCCCACACCACTTTAACCGCGTAAACAAAGCTGCCGACGAGCCACAGGATGGTGGCGACATGGAGCGCGAGGCGCAGCCCCAAGGGCTTGACGTAGTCCATCCAGATGTCGCGCACGCCGACCCAGGCATGCAGCAGCAGCGCGATCACGGTGACGGTGGTGAAGACGCGCACCCAGGTGCAGGCGAACAGTTCCTTCCAGCCCTCGAAATTGGCGTGGGCAGCCAGGAACAGGAGGGCGACGAGGCCCACGGTGTAGACCAGCATCACCACGGCGGTGATGCGTTGCAGCAGCCAGTCGCGCAGACCGTAATGCGCGCCGATGACGTGACGATTTACCACAGGGCACCTCCGATGGTGGCCGTGAGCAGCAGGCTGACGACCATCACAGCCTTGGCGGTATTACGCGCGGTGGGGAGATCGATGCCCTTGTGCACGTCGAGGAACAGGAAGCGGACGCCGGCGCAGGCGTGGTGCAGGTAGGCCCACAAGAGGGCCAGCAGGGCCAGCTTGACCAGCGGGAAGCCGATGAAGCCGCGGAAGGCGTCGAATTGCGCCTGGCTCGACAGCGAACCGGCCAGGAGCCAGAACACGACGGGGATGGCGATGAACATGAGCGCACCGCTGACGCGGTGCAGAATCGAGACGATGCCCGGTAATGGCAACCTGATCTTGGGGAGATCCAGGTGTTTGGGCCGTGTTTTCTCCATGACGCGTTTCCTTTTTTTGTATCAAACCCGGCGAAGCCGGCACTGCGCACTGCCGACCGGGCCGCTGATTCGACCCGATCCGGCATGCCCTGGCCGGACGCGATCGGGTCCGGCCGGCCTGGGCAAAGCCTTTCGATTGTAGCAAACCGGCACGCCGCTACCGGCCCAACTCCATCCTTGCAATCTCACCGCCGTGGCGGCTCAGACACGGTAGACGTAGCGATCGGTGCGGCAACGCAACACCGACCATTCGATCGCCTGGCCGTCGAGCGTGCCGGCCGACTTCGCCACTTCCAGGAGCGGCGCGTCGAGCTCGACGCCGAGCAGCCTGGCGTCCTCGCGCCCGGCCGCGCCCGCGCGGAACTGCGGCGGCGACGACAGCACCCTCAGGCCGAATTCGCGCCACCATACCGTGCGCAAATTGCAATTGGCCTGCCGGATGCGGCGTGCGTCGAGCCCCTCGAAGCGCTCCGCCGCCACGAAACTCTCGATCAGCGCGAACGGCTCGCCGGCCACCCGCGCCAATCGCTTCACCACGATCAGCTCGGCCCCGCGGCGCAGGCCCAGCATCGCGGCGACTTCCTCGCCGGCGTGGCTGCGCGCGCAGGCGAGCAGCTCCACCGAAGTATCCTGGGCCCGTGCAAGGCCCGGCAATTCGGCCTTGCCCCAATCGTCGTCGACCGCGGCGACGAAGGTGCCGAGCCCCTGGCGCCGCAGCAAGAGGCCCTCGGCCACCAGCGAATCGAGCCCCTTGCGCACCGTGCCCTGGCTCACGCCGAGCCGGTCGGCCAGGTCGACCTCGCTCGGCAGCGCCTCGCCGGCATCCCACTCGCCCTGCTCGATGGCGGCCACGATGTGCTCGCGCACCTGCTGGTACAGCGGCTGGCGGGCAGGCAAGGCGGTCGATACGCGATGGACAGCCATGAACCCTCGCAGTTTGCGAAATTCCGCGCTTTATACGCTGGCGCGGGAAGGCTGTCCAATCAAGTCTTATATAAGACATAAGATTGCGTTGCAACAAGCGCTCCCGAAATCGGGAATCCGGGTGATTTCAGCAGGTTGTGATGCTAGACTCGCCGGCATCGCTGCACTGCGACATGGCGCGCGCGTGCCGTTTTTTTATATTCGGACGCGGCCAGGCCGCAGCGGCGCCGCTATCCCCTCCCCATCCAGACTTCTAGGAGCCTCACGATGAAGAAGCCCGTTCGCGTTGCCGTCACCGGCGCCGCCGGCCAGATCGGTTACAGCCTGCTGTTCCGCATTGCTTCCGGCGAAATGCTGGGCAAGGACCAGCCCGTCATCCTGCAAATGCTCGAGCTGCCGATGGAAAAGGCCCAGGCCGCGCTCAAGGGCGTGATGATGGAGCTGGAAGACTGCGCCTTCCCGCTGCTGGCCGGCATGATCGGCACCGACGACGCCGAAGTGGCCTTCAAGGACGCCGACGTCGCCCTGCTGGTCGGCGCTCGTCCGCGCGGCCCCGGCATGGAGCGCAAGGACCTGCTGCTCGAGAACGCCAAGATCTTCACCGCCCAGGGCGCCGCCCTGAACAAGGTCGCCAGCCGCGACGTCAAGGTGCTGGTGGTCGGCAACCCGGCCAACACCAACGCCTACATCGCCATGAAGTCGGCGCCGGACCTGCCGGCCAAGAACTTCACCGCCATGCTGCGCCTCGATCACAACCGCGCGCTGAGCCAGCTCGCCGCGAAGGCCGACGTGGCCGTGGCCGACATCGAGAACCTGGTGGTGTGG is a genomic window of Chitinimonas koreensis containing:
- the sdhC gene encoding succinate dehydrogenase, cytochrome b556 subunit — protein: MEKTRPKHLDLPKIRLPLPGIVSILHRVSGALMFIAIPVVFWLLAGSLSSQAQFDAFRGFIGFPLVKLALLALLWAYLHHACAGVRFLFLDVHKGIDLPTARNTAKAVMVVSLLLTATIGGALW
- a CDS encoding FAD assembly factor SdhE, which produces MHTQADKNRLRWRSRRGLLELDLVFQPFLEHEFDSLSPAELDAYQDLLMLPDNDLLDLVDGKTETDDVRLNPLVARLRRWQVRDNE
- the sdhD gene encoding succinate dehydrogenase, hydrophobic membrane anchor protein, whose product is MVNRHVIGAHYGLRDWLLQRITAVVMLVYTVGLVALLFLAAHANFEGWKELFACTWVRVFTTVTVIALLLHAWVGVRDIWMDYVKPLGLRLALHVATILWLVGSFVYAVKVVWGV
- a CDS encoding GntR family transcriptional regulator is translated as MAVHRVSTALPARQPLYQQVREHIVAAIEQGEWDAGEALPSEVDLADRLGVSQGTVRKGLDSLVAEGLLLRRQGLGTFVAAVDDDWGKAELPGLARAQDTSVELLACARSHAGEEVAAMLGLRRGAELIVVKRLARVAGEPFALIESFVAAERFEGLDARRIRQANCNLRTVWWREFGLRVLSSPPQFRAGAAGREDARLLGVELDAPLLEVAKSAGTLDGQAIEWSVLRCRTDRYVYRV
- a CDS encoding succinate dehydrogenase iron-sulfur subunit; the encoded protein is MQTVKFSIYRYDPDKDAKPYMQDISVEVDATERKLLDALVKLKVKDDTLSFRRSCREGVCGSDAMNINGKNGLACVTDIDTLKQPIELRPLPGLPVVRDLIVDMAQFFKQYHSIKPYVINDTPPPEKERLQSPEDRSELDGLYECILCACCSTSCPSFWWNPDKFVGPAGLLAAYRFIADTRDTAINERLDNLEDPYRLFRCHTIMNCVDVCPKELNPTKAIGKIKELMVKRIA
- the sdhA gene encoding succinate dehydrogenase flavoprotein subunit gives rise to the protein MANLPKRTFDAVVVGAGGAGLRAALQLSEAGLKTAVLSKVFPTRSHTVAAQGGVSASLGNSEPDHWHWHMYDTVKGSDWLGDQDAIEFMCRAAPQAVIELEHFGMPFDRNDDGTIYQRPFGGHMSNFGEKPVRRACAAADRTGHAMLHALYQRNVRANTQFFVEWMALDMIRDADGKVLGVIAMEMETAEIVVFQAKATLFATGGAGRIFASSTNAFINTGDGLGMAARAGIPLEDMEFWQFHPTGVAGAGVLITEGVRGEGGILRNSNGERFMERYAPVAKDLASRDVVSRAMVTEINEGRGCGVAKDHVLLDITHLDPEVIKHRLPGIREISIKFAGVDPIKAPIPVVPTCHYQMGGIPTNYRGEVIVGDQVVPGFYAAGEVACASVHGANRLGTNSLLDLLVFGKSAGDSLIDYVKTQVKALPEIPQGEIDRTLARVDRLNNQTGGVEVNEARTAMQRTMQAHCGVFRFKDKLKEGVQKILEVEQMVKKTQIGDKSKVFNTARIEALELDNLIEVAKATMISAEARTESRGAHVRDDAPDTPERPNGRDDANWLKHTLWQREGNTLEYKPVNLTPLTVETIALKARSY